The genomic DNA GCGATGCAGGGTCATCCCGAGCGAAACGAGCAGCGCGAGCGAAGCAAGGAATCTCGGACGGCTCCGTGCCGGCGAAGCCGGTACGGGTTCTTCGTTCGCCAAGCGCTCCCTCTCCGACAAAGAGAGCTGTGCGCAATCAGCGCAGCGACAAGGTCCCATGATGGAGGGGCGGCTTAGCCTGGGGCTGTCGCTTTCCCTTGGCGGCCCCTACGCCGCGATGGGGCGTCAGGCCGAAGCCGCGCTTCGGCTCTTCGTTGCCGACGTCAACGCGGCGGGCGGCGTCCGCGTCGGCGGCCGCGCGCTCGAACTCGCGCTGCGATGCCACGACGACCAGAGCGACGCGCGCCGATGCGCCGCGATCTATCGCGAATTGTGCGTCGGCCCCAATCGCGTCGATCTCCTGCTCGGCCCGTACTCGAGCCGGCTCGCGCGCGCGGCCGCGCCAATTGCGGAAGCCGCCGCAATGGTGATGCTCAATCACGGGGGCGCCGACGACGGGCTTTACGCGCACGGGAGGCGGATGCTGGTTGGCGTGCTCAGCCCGGCGAGCGATTATCTCGTCGGCTTCACCCGCCTGCTCACCGAACTCAAGTTCTGGCGCAAACGCCTCGCGATCGTCGCCGCGCCGACGCCGTTTGCGCGCGCCGCCGCCGACGGGCTGGAGCGCACGTGCCTCGAACGCCGTCCGCGCCGGCGCGGCGTGCGCGTGCGGCTCAAGTACGCCGGCGACTTCGCGCGCGCCGAGGCGATCGCGCGGCTGCTGCCCGCGCTCAGGCGCAATCGCGTGAATGCGCTCGCCGCCGCCGGCAGCTTCGCCCAGGACGTGTCCCTGATCCGCGCGGTCGTCGCCGCCAACCTCAACATCCCGGTCCTCGGATGCGTGGCCGCGGGCGTGCGCGGCTTCGCCGACGCGCTCGGCGAAGCCGCCGAAGGCATCGTCGGCCCCAGCCAATGGGAGGAGCAGGCGCGGATCGCGCCCGAGCTGGGGCCGACGCCGGCGGAATTTGCGCGCCGGATGCGCGCCGCGGGTTATCCCGATTGCGATTATCCCGCGGCGCAGGCCTACGCGGCAGCGCTGCTTGGATGCGCCGCGATCCGCGAGAGCGGCTCGCTTGAGCAGGGCCGCCTCCGCGCCGCGCTCGGCGCGATGCGCACCAGCACGCTATACGGCGACTTCGCGATCGACGCCGTCAGCGGCCGCCAGATCGCGCATCGCCTGCTCCTCGTGCAGTGGCATCAGGGGCGCAAGGTGATCATCGAGCCCGAATCGCACAGCGAACTCGGCACGATCGAGTTTCCCTCCGGATGGCGGCTCATCCTGGCCTCGATGCACAGCCTCAAACTCAAGCTCGGCGCCGCCGCCCGCGGCGACGAGCCCGACGAATAACCGCCTCCCGTCGCCACGCGCGGTCTGGTCGCGACCTATTCGAGGCCTCGCCCAGCAAAGCTGTCCGGGGTTCCGCCGCGCGAGGGTCGATGCATATTGTCTGGCGGCGGGCACGCCTGTTTAGCTGGTGGCGGCGGCGCCGCCTGTTGCATACTTCCATCCACGCCCCGGGCGCTGGAAAATGAGGCGGCGCAATCGCTGAGGGCGTCCCGGCGCGGTTCGCGCTGCGCGCCCGCGCTCATCGATGTACACCCAGGATACGATCGTCGCGCCGGCCACGCCGCCCGGCAGGGGTGCGGTCGCGATCGTGCGGCTGTCGGGCCCGCGCGCAACCGCGATCGCGCGCGCGCTATGGCATCCGCGCGGCCGCAAGGCGGCCGCCGCGCACGACGATGCGCTGCCGCCCGCGCGCCGGCTGGCGCTTGGCGAAATCCGCGACCCGGATAGCGGCGCGATTATGGACCGCGCGATGTGCGTCGTGATGCCCGCGCCGAATAGTCTCACCGGCGAAGATGTCGTCGAACTGCACTGCCATGGCGGCCCCTACGTCGTGCGCCGTGTGCTCGGCCTTGCGATGGCGGCCGGGGCGCGGATGGCCGAGCCGGGCGAGTTCAGCCGCCGCGCCTATCTCAACGGGCGGATCGATCTCACCGAAGCCGAGGCGATAGCCGACCTCGTCGATGCGCGCAGCGAGAGCGCGCTCCAGCAGGCGATAGCCCAGCTTGGCGGCGCACTGGCGCAGCGTGTGAGCGCGCTGCGCCGTGGAATTATCGCCGTGCGCGCCCATCTTGAGGCCGAGATCGACTTTGCCGACGAGGGGCTGAACCTGCCCAGCCGCCAAGAGATCGCCTCCGCGCTCGCGCGCGTCGGCGCCGACGCGGCGCTCCTGCACGACAGCTTCGCACGCGGGCGCCTGATGCGCGACGGCGCGCGCGCGGTGATCGTCGGCAAGCCCAATGCCGGCAAATCCAGCGTGCTCAATCTGCTGCTCGGCGCCGACCGCGCGATCGTCACTCCCGTACCAGGCACCACGCGCGACGTTATCGAGGAGTCGATGACGGCGGGGCCGTGGCGGCTGGTTTTGCAGGACACCGCCGGCGTGCGCGAGGCGGTTGACGAGGTCGAGCGAATCGGCGTCGCGCGCACGCTGAGCCATGCCGGCGCGGCCGACCTTTTGATCGCGGTGTTCGATGGCTCGCGCCCGTTCGAAGAGGAGGACGCGCGCGTGCTCGCGCTGTGCGCGGGACGCCCGGGCGTCGCGCTGCTCAACAAATCCGACCTGCCGGCGGCACTGCTGCCCGAAGATCTGATCGCGCGGGGGTTGGGGATGGCGCTGATGCGCTTCTCGGCGCTGAACGCCGACGGCGCGTCGACGCTGCGCGACGAGCTCGCGCGTGTGCTCGCGGCGCTCGCCCGGGGCGCGCCGTCGGACGGCGTCGCGATCTCGCGCGAGCGCCATCGCGATGCGCTCTCGAAGGCTCTGAGAGCCATCGAAAATGCACGGGACGCGGCGCTGGCCGGAATGCCGCCGGAGATCGTGGCGGTCGATACCGCCGCGGCGGCCGAGGCGCTCGGCGCGATTACCGGCGAGGTCGGCGTGGAGGACGTGCTCGACGCGGTGTTTCGCGAGTTCTGCATCGGAAAGTAGCGAAATTCTACTGATTGTAGGAGAGAGAGCGCGCCGTGCGCGGCCTTGGCCGAAGCGGCCGGGCGCGCAATAATTCACGGTCCGTATGAACTTCGGCGTGATCGTCGTCGGCGCCGGCCATGCCGGCATCGAGGCTGCGCTTGCGGCGGCGCGGATGGGTGTGCGCACGCTGATGCTCACGCTCAACCTCGACCACATCGGCCAGATGTCCTGTAATCCGGCGATCGGCGGGATCGGCAAGGGTCACCTGGTTCGCGAGATCGACGCATTGGGCGGCGAGATGGCGCTCGCGATCGACGAGACCGGCATCCAGTTCCGCTTCCTCAACACGCGCAAGGGCCCAGCCGTGCGCGCGCGCCGCGCCCAGGCCGACAAGGCGGCCTACCGCGCACGGATGAAGCGCGTGCTCGAGGCCGCGCCCAACTTGGCGATCCGCCAGGCCAGCGTCGAGCGGCTGCTGGTCGAGGACGGCCGCGTGCGCGGCGTCGAGTCGCAGATCGGCGAGGTCTTCCAGGCTGACTGCGTGGTGCTGACGACCGGCACTTTCCTCAAGGGGCTCGTGCACGTCGGGCTTAAGAATTATCCCGCCGGGCGCGCGGGCGACTTTTCCGCGATCGGGCTGAGCGAGAGCCTCGCGCAACTCGGCTTTCGGATCGGCCGGCTCAAGACCGGCACCTGCCCGCGGCTCGACGGCCGCACGATCGACTACTCCGCACTCGAGGCCCAGCCGGGCGACGAACCGCCGCCGCCGTTCTCCTTCCGCACCGCGCGGATCACGCAGCCTCAGTTGACCTGCTATCTGACCTACACCAATGCGGCGACCCACGAGATAATCCGCAGCGGGATCGATCGCTCGCCGATGTACTCCGGCGTGATCCAGAGCCGCGGGCCGCGCTATTGCCCGTCAGTCGAGGACAAGGTGATGCGCTTTCGCGACAAGGAGCGCCATCAGATTTTCCTCGAGCCCGAGGGGCGCGACACAGTCGAGGTCTATCCCAACGGGCTCTCGACCAGCCTGCCGCTCGACGTGCAGCTCGCGATGGTGCGCTCGATCCGCGGACTCGAACACGCCGAGATTATGCGCCCGGGCTACGCGATCGAGTACGATTTTTCGGACCCGACGCAGCTGCACCCGTCGCTGGAGACGAAGCTGGTCCGCCGGCTCTTTCTCGCCGGCCAGATCAACGGCACCACTGGCTACGAGGAGGCCGGCGCGCAGGGGCTGATCGCCGGAATCAATGCCGCGCTCGCCGCGCGCGGCGAACCGTCGCTCGTGCTGCGCCGCGACCAGGCCTATATCGGGGTCATGATCGACGACCTCGTGACCCGCGGGATCGGCGGCGAACCCTACCGGATGTTCACCTCGCGCGCCGAGTACCGGCTCCTGCTGCGCGAGGACAACGCCGACCGCCGGCTTGCGCCGATCGGCGAGCGGCTCGGCCTGCTCGGCGCAGAAGCGGCTGCGGCGATGCGCGCCAAGACCGAACGGGTCGCGTGCGAAGCGCGGCGCCTGCGCGAGACGCTGGTCCACGCCAGCGACGCCGTCAACGCCGCGCTCGTCGATTGCGGCTCGACGCCGATCGCGACGCCGCAGCGCGCATGGGAGCTCTTCCGCAGGCCCGAGGTCTCGTACGACGTGGTGCTCCGGATGGCGGGTCTCGCGCCAACGCTCACCCCCGACGAGGCCGCGGAGCTGGAGATCGATGTCAAGTACGAGGGCTACGTCCGCCGCCAAGCTGAGATGGTCGAGCGTTTCAAGCGCCTGGAGGACGCAGTGATTCCCGAAACTATCGACTACGCGGCGGTGGCTGGACTATCCACCGAGGTGCGCGAGCGCTTGAGCGCAATGCGCCCGCACTCGCTCGGCCAGGCTGCGCGGATACCGGGGATCACGCCCGCCGCAGTCGCAATGATCGCGGTTCATTTGCGCGGCCGGCGCGGACGCGGGGCCGCCGACAACGCGCCCCCGGGCTCTGATGTTTCACGTGAAACATCCCTGCTGCCGAGCCGAAAATGTTTCACGTGAAACATTCTCTTGCGCGGCACCGTCCGCTTCATCGGCGAGGTTTCACGTGAAACATCCGTCCCGGCCGACGTTACATATTTGAAACACGCGGCCACTATCACTGACCCCGCCGCCATCGCCGCTCGCGCGCGCGCGGCGGTCGCGGGATGGCTCGCCGAGGCCTCGATACGGCCACGCGCGGGCTTCCTGGAACGGATCGAGAGGATGGCGGCGATGCTTGCGTTCTGGGGCGCGCACACCAACCTGACCGCCCATCCCAACGACCCCGAAGAGATCGCCTTCCATGTTATCGACAGCCTCGCACCGCTCGCCTTTGCTCCTGCCGAGGAGCGCGCTGCCCTCGAAGGCGCCCTCGCCGCGCAAGCTGCGGCGCTCGACATCGGCGCTGGCGCCGGCTTCCCCGGCCTCGTACTCGCCGCCGCCTTCGAGGCGCGCTTTACGCTCGTCGACTCGCGGCGCAAGCGCGCAAGCTACCTCGAAGTCGCCGCGCGAGAGATGAACTTGTCCAACGTCGTCGTCGAGCAGCGCCGGATGAGCCCGCGCAGCGTCGAGCCCCGTTTCGATCTCGTGACTGCACGCGCCTTCGGCCTGCTCGCCGACGTCTACGCGATCGCGGCGGCCGCCCTTGGGCCGCGCGGAATCTTTTTGCTTTACGCGAGCTCGAGCCAGCACCTCGACGTCCCCGCCGCGCAGGCCGTCGGCCTTCTCGCTGCGGCGACCTGGAGTTACCGAGTCGCGCACGGGCCCCATTCAGCGACGCGCACCGCAGCGCTATGGCGGGCGCGGGGCTCGTGAGCGCAGCGGCGAGGGAAGCTGTTAATAGGCGGCGCGCACGCTCTTTTCTTTGACGTGCGCCGATGTCAGTATCAGGTTGAAAGCGATGCGCGCCGGTCGCATCGCCGGTCCGGGTGTTTGTTGAGGCGGCGGTGGGGCGAATCATAGCGATCGCCAATCAGAAGGGCGGCGTCGGCAAGACCACGACCGCGGTCAACCTCGCCGTCGCGCTTGCGCAATCCGGCCAGCGCATCCTTCTTATAGATCTCGACCCGCAGGGCAATGCGACCTCCGGCCTGATGTCCGAGCCGGTCAAATCGCGCACCATCTACGATTCGCTGGTCGGGCACACGCCGCTTAGCGAGATCATCCGCGAGGCGCGCGCCCAGCTCCATCTAGCGCCGTCGAGCACCGACCTGGTGGGCGCCGAGATCGAGCTGGCGACGCTGGAGGGGCGTGAGCGGCGGTTGAAAGCCGAGCTGGAGGCTCAATCGCCGCAATATAACTATGTTTTAATTGATACGCCGCCCTCACTCGGCCTGCTTACGCTCAATGCCCTGGTCGCCGCCGACGCCGTGCTGGTTCCGATGCAGTGCGAGTACTACGCGCTGGAGGGGCTGAGCTCGCTGCTGGCGACGATCCGACGGGTCAACGGCGCGCTCAACCCGAAGCTCGAGCTGATGGGCGTCGTGCTCACGATGTTCGACGCGCGCAACCGGCTGAGCCACGAGATCTCACTCGAAGTCCAGAAGCACTTTCCCGAACGCGTCTTCGAGAGCGTGATCCCGCGCAACGTGCGGATTTCCGAAAGCCCCAGCCACGGCCTCGCCGTGATGGAGTATGACCCGAAGTCGGTCGGTGCCGAGGCCTACCGCCTGCTCGCGCTCGAGCTGCTCGAGCGCGCAAGCGGCCGGGCTCCCGCACCGGCCAAATCGCCGGCGCTGTCCGTGGCGGTGGATTCCGCCGCGCCCGCCACGCCCGTCCGCGCGGGCGAGGCGCAGGCCAACGGCGCGCCCGCGCGGCGCGGGCTATGGAACCTGCGGAGCATCTTTGCGCGCTCCGCTGAACGGGCGAGGAGAAACGACGGATGATACGCAGACCGCTCGGACGCGGACTCGACGCACTGATCGAAAGCACCGGGACGCCGGCGCCGGCCGCGCCCGCCTCTGCGCCGCGGCCGGGCGACGGCGCGCTGCTCAGCGTCGCGCTTGACCGGGTCGCGCCGAGTCCGCTCCAGCCGCGGCGCCATTTCGATCCCGAGCGTCTTGAAGAGCTGGCGCAGGCGATTCGCAGCCAGGGCGTTATCGAACCGCTGGTCGTACGCCCGATTCCCCCCGGCGCCGACGGCGCATCGGACGACCGCGCGCCCCGCTACGAGCTGATCGCCGGCGAGCGGCGGCTGCGCGCGGCGCGCATGGCTGGCCTCGACAGCGTCCCGGTGATCGTGCGCGAGCTCGACGACCATGCCGCGCTCGAGATGTCGCTGGTGGAGAACCTGGTGCGCGACGAGCTCAACGCGGTCGAGGAAGCGCATGCCTTCCGCCGCCTCAACCAGGAATTCCGACTCAGCCACGAAGAGATCGCCGCGCGGATCGGCAAGAGCCGCCCCTATGTGACCAACCAGATGCGCCTGCTCGAACTCGCGCCCGCGGTGCAGGAGATGATCGAGCGAGGCGAGCTGACACCTGGCCAGGCGCGCCCGCTGCTCGGGTTGCCCGCGCCGAGCCAGGCCGCCGCCGCGCGCCGGATCGCCGAAGGGCGCATTTCCGCGCGCGGCGCCGAGCAGCTCGCGGGCGCGGCGCGCAGCCCGCGCAACGGCTCCTCGGCGCGGCGCGCGGCCGGCGTCGATCCCAACATCGCCGCGCTCGCCGAGGCAATGCAGCGCGCGCTCAAACGCAAGGTGCGGATCGTGCTCGCGCGCGGCCGCACGCCCGGCCGGATCGAGCTCGAGTACTACGACATCGACGACCTGAGCACGCTCGCCGTGATGCTTGCGCGCAGCGCCCACGGCGCCTCGGCAGCGTCGTCGTCGTGAGCCGCGGCCGAGCCGAGCGCCAGATTCGATGAAGCGGCCGGTTCGAGCGCCCGCGCGCCCAGCTGCGATTGAGCCGCGGCCGCGCCGCGGCGCGCGCAAACCCGGCCGTCCCTCGCGCGAGCATCGCGAGCCCTACGACATCGAGTCGATCACCGACGCCGCCGTGCGCGTCTTCAACCGGCGCGGCTACGAGGCGGCCTCGATGGAGGACGTCGCGCGCGAGACCGGGCTTAGGAAATCGAGTCTCTACTATCACGTCTCGGGCAAGGAGGAGCTGCTGGCGCGCGCGCTCGAGCGCGCCTTCAACCGACTGCTCGGCATCCTTGAGGAGCCGGGGTCCAGGAGCGGCTCGCCGCTCGCGCGGCTGCGGCATATCGTCTATCGCGGCGTGCTCATCACGCTGGAGTTCGTCCAGGAGGTCGAGCTGCTCCAGCGGATCAAGGGCAACACGCCGACCGAGCGGCAGGCGATGGCGCGGCGGCGGCGCTTCGACCGCGAGGTGGCGGCGCTCGTGGCCGAGGCGGTCGCGGCGGGCGAGCTGCGCGCGGACATCGAGCCGGGGCTGATGACGCGGCTGATCTTCGGGATGAGCAATTCGATAACCCAGTGGTACCGCCGCGAGGGGCGCCTGCGCCCCGAGCAGATCGCCGAGGCGGTCTTGAGCCTGGTCTTCGAGGGCATCACCCGCCGCTCCGCTTAGCAGGCGTGACCCTTGGTCAGGGACGCGAACGGCTAACGCGGGGCGGGCTATCCAACTGATCTCGGCTCTCAGTAGGACGGGCTTGCCCGCGCGCATCGGGTATGGTTCGATTGTTTGTTCGGCGCGGGCCGCTGGCCCCGCCCGTTTTAAGGCAAATTCCGTGGGCTCGGCGCGAGCCGACATGACGATCGGGCCAGGATTGGCCGCAGGCGATGAAAAGGACCTATCAACCGCACAACCGCCGTCGCAAACGGACGCACGGCTTCCTGGCGCGCATGGCCACGCCGGGCGGCAGAAACGTACTCAAACGCCGGCGCGCCAAGGGACGCAAGCGCCTGGCCGTGGCGATTCCCCCCAAGCAGCCGGGCTAAACCCTCCACCTCGGGGCGGGCTGGGCAGGAGCGATCGGCTGCGCCGGCCGGGCGAATTTCTTCTGATCCAGCGCCGCGGCGCGCGCGTGCAGAGCGCGCACTTCGTGCTCTACGCGATGCGCGGCGCGGCGGAGGGGCGCTCAAAGCTGGGGCTTACGATTTCGCGCCGGATCGGCAACGCGGTGGTGCGCAACCGGCTCAAGCGCCGACTGCGCGAGTGCTTCCGGCTGCGGCTGCGGCCGATGATGCCGGCGGGAGTTGCGATGGTGGTGATCGCGCGCCGCGGCGCCGGCGAGCTCGACAGCGCCGCCATCGCTGCCGAGCTCGCCGCAGTCGCCGCCAACCTCAGGCGCAGGCTCGAGAGCCGCGGCGAGGACGGCCTGTAGTGCGTAAAGCGTCAAACACGGAGGGGGCCGCGCGGAACGACAGGAAGCCATGCTGTCATTCTGAGCGAAGCGAAGAATCCCGCGGCCGCGTCTGCGCGGCGGCGGCGCCACGGTTACGCGCGCTCGCGCTGGGCGTGGCGCTCGCCGCGCTCGGCCTGTATCGCGCGCTTATCTCGCCGCTGCTAGTGGCGACGCTCGGCCCCGCCTGCCGCTTCGAGCCGAGCTGCTCGCAGTACGCACATCAGGCGCTGCGCCAGCACGGTCTCGGCCGCGGCCTTTACCTGACAATCCGTCGCCTGATGCGGTGCCGACCGTTGGGCGGATGGGGCTACGACCCCGTGCCAGCCTCGCCGACTTATACCATGACGTCATCCCTGAAGGAGAAATTTGGACAGTAACCGTTCGCTCATCATCTTCATCCTGCTGCTCCTCGCGGCCATCTTCTACACCGACGTCGTCCGCTGGTTTCGCCCGCCACCGAAGACACCGCCCGAGCAAAGGGCGCAGGCTCTCGCGACGCCCGCTGCGCAGGCGCAGCCGACCGCGGGGGCGCCCCAAGCGGCGTCCTCCGCCGCCGCGGCGGCGCCCACCAGTGCCCTGGCCACGGCGGCCGCCGACGAGGGCGTGCCCGGACCCGAGCCGCTCGAGGCTGCGGCGCCGGCCGCCGGGGCGCCGCGCACGATCGAGGTGGACACCAACTTGTATCACGCGGTGTTGACGACCCGCGGCGCGCGCCTGGTGAGTTTCCGGCTCAAAAACTATCGCGAGAGCGTGGCCACAAACAGCCCGTTGTACGACCTCGTCGTGCCCGGCGAGCGCCTACCGCTGGGCCTCGTGGTCCAGATCGGGGACCGGATTTTCGGCGACCAAACGCTCGATTACACGAGCACCGCGCCGCCGCGGATCGAGGTCCGCAAGGGGTCGGACGCCACGCTCAGCTTCACTGCCGACGTTAAGGACGGGCTGCGGGTGACCAAGACCTTCACCTTCCGCGACGGCAACTACATCTTCGACATCGCGGCCGAGGCCGCCGGCGCGACGGCCGCGGTCAAGGCGGTCGGGCTGACGCTCAGCCAGCCGCTGGTCGAACTCGGGGAGGGCTACCGCGATTATCCGGCGCTCCAGGCTGACGTCAAGGGCAAGGTCCTCAACGAGTACGAAAAGGAGCTGAAAAAGGGCGTCCAGCCGGTGGTAGGCGAGATAACGTACGCCGGAATCGGCGACCGCTATTTCTTGTCCGCCTTCGTGCCCAAGACACCGGCTGCGGGCGAGCTCCGGATGGAGTACAGCGGAGGCGAGGCGCGCGCCGAGATGCTCTTCGCGGGCGCGCTCAAGGTCGTCTCAGGCGTTTACATGGGGCCCAAGCAGCTCGGAGTCCTCGAAGAGGCGGCGCCGGGGCTGAGCAAGGCGATCAATTTCGGGTGGTTCGGCTTCCTGGCGATCATCTTCGTTCGCCTGCTCCAGCTTTTCCATGTGGTCG from Candidatus Binataceae bacterium includes the following:
- a CDS encoding ABC transporter substrate-binding protein translates to MEGRLSLGLSLSLGGPYAAMGRQAEAALRLFVADVNAAGGVRVGGRALELALRCHDDQSDARRCAAIYRELCVGPNRVDLLLGPYSSRLARAAAPIAEAAAMVMLNHGGADDGLYAHGRRMLVGVLSPASDYLVGFTRLLTELKFWRKRLAIVAAPTPFARAAADGLERTCLERRPRRRGVRVRLKYAGDFARAEAIARLLPALRRNRVNALAAAGSFAQDVSLIRAVVAANLNIPVLGCVAAGVRGFADALGEAAEGIVGPSQWEEQARIAPELGPTPAEFARRMRAAGYPDCDYPAAQAYAAALLGCAAIRESGSLEQGRLRAALGAMRTSTLYGDFAIDAVSGRQIAHRLLLVQWHQGRKVIIEPESHSELGTIEFPSGWRLILASMHSLKLKLGAAARGDEPDE
- the mnmE gene encoding tRNA uridine-5-carboxymethylaminomethyl(34) synthesis GTPase MnmE — its product is MYTQDTIVAPATPPGRGAVAIVRLSGPRATAIARALWHPRGRKAAAAHDDALPPARRLALGEIRDPDSGAIMDRAMCVVMPAPNSLTGEDVVELHCHGGPYVVRRVLGLAMAAGARMAEPGEFSRRAYLNGRIDLTEAEAIADLVDARSESALQQAIAQLGGALAQRVSALRRGIIAVRAHLEAEIDFADEGLNLPSRQEIASALARVGADAALLHDSFARGRLMRDGARAVIVGKPNAGKSSVLNLLLGADRAIVTPVPGTTRDVIEESMTAGPWRLVLQDTAGVREAVDEVERIGVARTLSHAGAADLLIAVFDGSRPFEEEDARVLALCAGRPGVALLNKSDLPAALLPEDLIARGLGMALMRFSALNADGASTLRDELARVLAALARGAPSDGVAISRERHRDALSKALRAIENARDAALAGMPPEIVAVDTAAAAEALGAITGEVGVEDVLDAVFREFCIGK
- the mnmG gene encoding tRNA uridine-5-carboxymethylaminomethyl(34) synthesis enzyme MnmG, which produces MNFGVIVVGAGHAGIEAALAAARMGVRTLMLTLNLDHIGQMSCNPAIGGIGKGHLVREIDALGGEMALAIDETGIQFRFLNTRKGPAVRARRAQADKAAYRARMKRVLEAAPNLAIRQASVERLLVEDGRVRGVESQIGEVFQADCVVLTTGTFLKGLVHVGLKNYPAGRAGDFSAIGLSESLAQLGFRIGRLKTGTCPRLDGRTIDYSALEAQPGDEPPPPFSFRTARITQPQLTCYLTYTNAATHEIIRSGIDRSPMYSGVIQSRGPRYCPSVEDKVMRFRDKERHQIFLEPEGRDTVEVYPNGLSTSLPLDVQLAMVRSIRGLEHAEIMRPGYAIEYDFSDPTQLHPSLETKLVRRLFLAGQINGTTGYEEAGAQGLIAGINAALAARGEPSLVLRRDQAYIGVMIDDLVTRGIGGEPYRMFTSRAEYRLLLREDNADRRLAPIGERLGLLGAEAAAAMRAKTERVACEARRLRETLVHASDAVNAALVDCGSTPIATPQRAWELFRRPEVSYDVVLRMAGLAPTLTPDEAAELEIDVKYEGYVRRQAEMVERFKRLEDAVIPETIDYAAVAGLSTEVRERLSAMRPHSLGQAARIPGITPAAVAMIAVHLRGRRGRGAADNAPPGSDVSRETSLLPSRKCFT
- a CDS encoding RsmG family class I SAM-dependent methyltransferase — encoded protein: MKHAATITDPAAIAARARAAVAGWLAEASIRPRAGFLERIERMAAMLAFWGAHTNLTAHPNDPEEIAFHVIDSLAPLAFAPAEERAALEGALAAQAAALDIGAGAGFPGLVLAAAFEARFTLVDSRRKRASYLEVAAREMNLSNVVVEQRRMSPRSVEPRFDLVTARAFGLLADVYAIAAAALGPRGIFLLYASSSQHLDVPAAQAVGLLAAATWSYRVAHGPHSATRTAALWRARGS
- a CDS encoding AAA family ATPase produces the protein MGRIIAIANQKGGVGKTTTAVNLAVALAQSGQRILLIDLDPQGNATSGLMSEPVKSRTIYDSLVGHTPLSEIIREARAQLHLAPSSTDLVGAEIELATLEGRERRLKAELEAQSPQYNYVLIDTPPSLGLLTLNALVAADAVLVPMQCEYYALEGLSSLLATIRRVNGALNPKLELMGVVLTMFDARNRLSHEISLEVQKHFPERVFESVIPRNVRISESPSHGLAVMEYDPKSVGAEAYRLLALELLERASGRAPAPAKSPALSVAVDSAAPATPVRAGEAQANGAPARRGLWNLRSIFARSAERARRNDG
- a CDS encoding ParB/RepB/Spo0J family partition protein — its product is MIRRPLGRGLDALIESTGTPAPAAPASAPRPGDGALLSVALDRVAPSPLQPRRHFDPERLEELAQAIRSQGVIEPLVVRPIPPGADGASDDRAPRYELIAGERRLRAARMAGLDSVPVIVRELDDHAALEMSLVENLVRDELNAVEEAHAFRRLNQEFRLSHEEIAARIGKSRPYVTNQMRLLELAPAVQEMIERGELTPGQARPLLGLPAPSQAAAARRIAEGRISARGAEQLAGAARSPRNGSSARRAAGVDPNIAALAEAMQRALKRKVRIVLARGRTPGRIELEYYDIDDLSTLAVMLARSAHGASAASSS
- a CDS encoding TetR/AcrR family transcriptional regulator; protein product: MKRPVRAPARPAAIEPRPRRGARKPGRPSREHREPYDIESITDAAVRVFNRRGYEAASMEDVARETGLRKSSLYYHVSGKEELLARALERAFNRLLGILEEPGSRSGSPLARLRHIVYRGVLITLEFVQEVELLQRIKGNTPTERQAMARRRRFDREVAALVAEAVAAGELRADIEPGLMTRLIFGMSNSITQWYRREGRLRPEQIAEAVLSLVFEGITRRSA
- the rpmH gene encoding 50S ribosomal protein L34, coding for MKRTYQPHNRRRKRTHGFLARMATPGGRNVLKRRRAKGRKRLAVAIPPKQPG
- the rnpA gene encoding ribonuclease P protein component, with product MGRSDRLRRPGEFLLIQRRGARVQSAHFVLYAMRGAAEGRSKLGLTISRRIGNAVVRNRLKRRLRECFRLRLRPMMPAGVAMVVIARRGAGELDSAAIAAELAAVAANLRRRLESRGEDGL
- the yidD gene encoding membrane protein insertion efficiency factor YidD, producing the protein MALAALGLYRALISPLLVATLGPACRFEPSCSQYAHQALRQHGLGRGLYLTIRRLMRCRPLGGWGYDPVPASPTYTMTSSLKEKFGQ
- the yidC gene encoding membrane protein insertase YidC; this translates as MDSNRSLIIFILLLLAAIFYTDVVRWFRPPPKTPPEQRAQALATPAAQAQPTAGAPQAASSAAAAAPTSALATAAADEGVPGPEPLEAAAPAAGAPRTIEVDTNLYHAVLTTRGARLVSFRLKNYRESVATNSPLYDLVVPGERLPLGLVVQIGDRIFGDQTLDYTSTAPPRIEVRKGSDATLSFTADVKDGLRVTKTFTFRDGNYIFDIAAEAAGATAAVKAVGLTLSQPLVELGEGYRDYPALQADVKGKVLNEYEKELKKGVQPVVGEITYAGIGDRYFLSAFVPKTPAAGELRMEYSGGEARAEMLFAGALKVVSGVYMGPKQLGVLEEAAPGLSKAINFGWFGFLAIIFVRLLQLFHVVAPNYGWDIILLTLAVRLATLPASIKAQRSALRMQRLAPQVEKIREKFKNDSAALNREMMDLYKRNHVNPLGGCIPTAIQFPILYGLYEALLNAIELRHAPFIGWIRDLSAPDCYPVAWMPKVPWIDCHGIPVLVLLMGASTFLQQWMMPKPADPNQQKMMMWMPIFFTVLFIALPAGLSLYYFASNLLGIIQQYFLNREFKQPAPVAA